In one window of Archocentrus centrarchus isolate MPI-CPG fArcCen1 chromosome 11, fArcCen1, whole genome shotgun sequence DNA:
- the LOC115788352 gene encoding acetylcholinesterase collagenic tail peptide-like: MDLVNIAVSFHILLCPAWALSHHSYMSSILSARSAFRFLSEPMRFDPCCLMSPPPPPLFPPPPQLWKRGSPDSISLLEPGVSEGEVQKKPKPVIPGCSPGPPGPPGPRGPEGHSGLPGIRGPKGEKGEIGRPGLKGRTGAPGLPGKQGLPGWPGPQGPKGEKGDPGLMGLPGLRGPPGTKGLRGHKGEKGTRGDPGPAGPKGDKGSIGLPGMLGQKGEKGPKGESGAPGKRGPTGRPGKRGKQGMKGQTGSAGVMGPPGPPGPNGHPGPPGPPASGLYLVGEKGEKGLPGPPGRCNCDVALGPNNAPFGSYTQRPGTNKVTAIFVVNSEEEMGRLQLDNAIAFRKDQRMLYFKDKDGWKPIQPFQPFQSTEKVPDRVGVCGDGKVQAQHGEECDDGNQIVTDSCLNCKWAYCGDGYRHEGIEECDGKDFGYQTCKSYLPGSFGHLRCTDSCLIDSTGCKYFT, encoded by the exons ATGGACCTGGTGAATATTGCAGTGTCCTTTCACATCCTTCTATGTCCTGCATGGGCCTTATCTCATCACTCCTATATGAGCAGCATCCTCTCAGCCCGCTCAG ccttcAGGTTCCTGAGTGAGCCGATGAGGTTTGACCCCTGTTGTCTCATGtcacctcctccaccaccgCTCTTCCCTCCTCCGCCTCAGCTTTGGAAGAGGGGCAGCCCT GACAGCATCAGCCTGTTGGAGCCAGGTGTTTCTGAAGGAGAGGTGCAGAAAAAACCAAAGCCTGTGATACCAGGATGTTCACCTGGACCTCCAGGACCTCCAGGTCCACGTGGCCCAGAG GGTCATAGTGGATTGCCCGGCATAAGAGGACCAAAGGGAGAGAag GGAGAAATTGGACGTCCAGGGTTAAAG ggtCGGACTGGAGCTCCAGGCCTGCCAGGCAAACAAGGACTTCCAGGATGGCCTGGCCCACAGGGACCCAAG gGTGAGAAGGGTGATCCAGGACTCATGGGCTTACCAGGACTGAGGGGACCACCTGGAACAAAG GGTTTGCGTGGTCACAAAGGAGAGAAG ggaaCTCGTGGTGATCCCGGCCCAGCAGGCCCAAAAGGCGATAAG GGTTCCATCGGTTTGCCTGGGATGCTTGGACAGAAG GGTGAGAAAGGGCCAAAGGGAGAGTCAGGAGCTCCAGGGAAGAGAGGACCGACTGGACGTCCAGGGAAGAGAGGCAAACAG GGCATGAAGGGCCAGACTGGGTCCGCTGGAGTCATGGGCCCTCCTGGACCTCCAGGTCCTAACGGCCACCCTGGGCCACCTGGTCCTCCTGCCTCAG GTCTCTATTTAGTAGGGGAAAAGGGGGAGAAGGGTCTTCCTGGTCCACCAGGACGCTGTAACTGTGACGTGGCTCTTGGACCAAATAATGCCCCTTTTGGAAGTTACACACAACGGCCGGGCACCAATAAAGTCACAGCA ATATTTGTGGTAAACAGTGAGGAAGAGATGGGCCGTCTGCAACTAGACAATGCAATAGCATTCAGGAAGGATCAGAGGATGCTCtattttaaagataaagatGGATGGAAGCCTATACAG CCCTTCCAGCCATTTCAGTCCACTGAGAAAGTCCCAGACAGAGTTGGCGTGTGCGGGGATGGAAAAGTGCAAGCCCAGCATGGAGAGGAGTGTGATGATGGAAACCAGATTGTCACCGATTCTTGTCTCA ACTGTAAGTGGGCCTACTGTGGAGATGGCTACAGGCACGAAGGCATAGAGGAGTGTGATGGAAAGGACTTTGGTTACCAGACCTGCAAGTCTTATCTTCCCGG GTCTTTTGGGCATCTCAGATGCACTGACTCGTGCCTCATTGATTCTACTGGCTGCAAGTACTTCACCTGA